In Nitratireductor basaltis, the following are encoded in one genomic region:
- the rpsM gene encoding 30S ribosomal protein S13, translating to MARIAGVNIPTNKRVVIALQYIHGIGPHFARQIVEQVGIPAERRVSELTDAEVLQIRETIDRDYQVEGDLRREVSMNIKRLMDLGCYRGLRHRRSLPVRGQRTHTNARTRKGPAKAIAGKKK from the coding sequence GTGGCCCGTATTGCTGGCGTCAACATTCCGACGAACAAGCGCGTAGTGATCGCGCTTCAGTACATTCACGGCATTGGCCCGCATTTCGCGCGCCAGATCGTGGAGCAGGTGGGTATTCCCGCAGAGCGTCGCGTGAGCGAGCTTACCGACGCGGAAGTCCTGCAGATCCGCGAGACGATTGACCGCGACTACCAGGTCGAGGGCGATCTGCGCCGCGAAGTTTCCATGAACATCAAGCGTCTGATGGACCTTGGCTGCTACCGCGGTCTGCGTCATCGTCGTTCGCTGCCTGTTCGTGGTCAGCGCACGCACACCAATGCGCGTACCCGCAAGGGTCCTGCCAAGGCAATCGCCGGCAAGAAGAAGTAA
- the rpsK gene encoding 30S ribosomal protein S11, with the protein MAKEAARVRRRERKNISSGVAHVNSTFNNTMITITDAQGNAIAWSSAGAQGFKGSRKSTPFAAQTAAEDCARKAQEHGMRTLEVEVSGPGSGRESALRALQAAGFTITSIRDVTPIPHNGCRPRKKRRV; encoded by the coding sequence ATGGCTAAGGAAGCCGCACGCGTTCGCCGTCGTGAACGTAAGAATATCTCGTCGGGTGTTGCACACGTCAACTCGACCTTCAACAATACCATGATCACCATCACCGACGCTCAGGGCAATGCTATTGCCTGGTCGTCTGCCGGTGCTCAGGGTTTCAAGGGTTCGCGCAAGTCGACGCCGTTCGCTGCACAGACCGCTGCCGAAGATTGTGCGCGCAAGGCACAGGAACATGGCATGCGCACCCTTGAGGTTGAGGTTTCCGGTCCCGGTTCGGGTCGTGAATCCGCGCTCCGCGCTCTCCAGGCAGCCGGCTTCACGATCACGTCCATCCGTGACGTGACTCCGATCCCGCACAATGGTTGCCGTCCGCGCAAGAAGCGCCGCGTCTAA
- a CDS encoding RluA family pseudouridine synthase: MAGVEQIKIDEGEAGMRLDRWFKSHYPGLGFGQLQKLLRTGQVRVDGGRAKADTRVQPGQMVRVPPLQVDHKASGPATVRTMRGQADGDVLSQMLIHEDDKVYVFNKPAGLAVQGGSGVARHVDGMLEAWRNKKGEKPRLVHRLDRDTSGVLVVARSRLAAMKLAEAFRARETQKIYWALVKGVPKKREAKISTWLAKEQTPDGDRMRVVKHGEPDSDHAVSNYKIVEQAGTALSWLHMEPYTGRTHQLRVHAAHIGCPIIGDPKYFEADQNWELPGGLQNRLHLHARRIIIPHPSGGKLDVTAEMPGHMQQAWNLLGFDETLGETES, translated from the coding sequence ATGGCTGGCGTAGAACAGATCAAGATTGACGAGGGCGAGGCAGGAATGCGCCTCGACCGGTGGTTCAAGTCTCACTATCCGGGACTTGGGTTTGGACAGTTGCAGAAGCTTTTGCGCACAGGGCAGGTTCGAGTGGACGGCGGTCGCGCGAAGGCTGATACGCGTGTCCAGCCGGGACAGATGGTGCGCGTGCCGCCGCTGCAGGTCGACCACAAGGCTTCCGGGCCAGCCACGGTTCGCACGATGCGCGGGCAGGCTGACGGCGACGTGCTCTCGCAAATGCTCATTCATGAGGATGACAAGGTCTACGTCTTCAACAAGCCCGCGGGGCTTGCCGTGCAGGGCGGATCTGGCGTCGCGCGTCACGTGGACGGCATGCTGGAAGCCTGGCGCAACAAGAAGGGCGAGAAGCCGCGCCTTGTCCATCGGCTGGACCGCGATACTTCCGGTGTTCTCGTGGTTGCAAGAAGCCGGTTGGCCGCAATGAAGCTTGCCGAGGCGTTTCGTGCCCGCGAAACGCAGAAGATCTATTGGGCGCTCGTGAAAGGCGTGCCAAAGAAACGCGAAGCAAAGATTTCCACCTGGCTTGCCAAGGAGCAGACGCCTGATGGCGACCGGATGCGTGTGGTAAAGCATGGCGAGCCGGATTCCGACCATGCGGTCTCGAACTACAAGATCGTTGAACAGGCCGGAACGGCGTTATCGTGGTTGCACATGGAGCCTTATACGGGGCGTACGCACCAGCTGCGTGTTCATGCCGCCCATATCGGCTGTCCGATCATCGGCGATCCGAAATATTTCGAGGCCGACCAGAACTGGGAACTGCCTGGTGGCTTGCAGAACCGGCTGCATCTCCATGCCCGGCGCATCATCATTCCGCATCCCTCAGGTGGAAAGCTTGATGTAACGGCTGAAATGCCCGGACACATGCAGCAAGCCTGGAACCTGCTTGGCTTCGACGAGACGCTTGGCGAAACGGAAAGCTGA
- the rplQ gene encoding 50S ribosomal protein L17 — protein MRHGKSGRKLNRTASHRKAMFANMAASLIEHEQIVTTLPKAKELRPIVEKLVTLGKRGDLHARRQAISAIRDEKLVRRLFETVAPRYASRNGGYLRIMKAGFRHGDNAPMAVIEFVDRDVDAKGAADRARVEAEAANDEAEAA, from the coding sequence ATGCGTCACGGAAAATCCGGCCGCAAGCTGAACAGGACCGCCAGCCACCGCAAGGCGATGTTTGCCAATATGGCAGCATCCCTCATCGAGCATGAGCAGATCGTCACCACGCTGCCCAAGGCCAAGGAACTGCGTCCAATCGTTGAGAAGCTGGTGACGCTCGGCAAGCGCGGCGACCTGCACGCACGCCGCCAGGCCATTTCGGCCATCCGCGACGAGAAGCTCGTTCGCCGTCTTTTCGAGACGGTTGCACCGCGCTATGCATCGCGCAACGGTGGTTACCTGCGCATCATGAAGGCAGGCTTCCGCCACGGCGACAACGCACCGATGGCCGTGATCGAGTTTGTCGATCGCGATGTTGATGCGAAGGGTGCGGCTGACCGCGCTCGCGTTGAGGCAGAAGCGGCCAATGACGAGGCTGAAGCAGCATAA
- a CDS encoding sodium:solute symporter family transporter — MNGQGIQHPRSTRKFTLSYILACVGLIALLIILEILGTAGGTIDIVYVGCSAIFFLHGAFAARTMTQNAFLLADRSPSGKTAGAMLASTMLAGAVVLTFSGPRNAPGVNLLPAVVGGSSAFIILNTCIAPQLRKSGEASVPAFLGRRYASRSVRALAALVCLPVSAALLVAAFVIASTVLEVTFALPALPATIVVAAFALLGTLFGGMRSFATTTGILLSAMALATIAVCLPQFLMGTGMLEGQTGGASLPRAPAPGGDLEPSAFDPWSAATLMLSLAAAIASTPLLHAPYFAARDIRSSRSASAWALALIFLFTLSFSLLPYLGMNGTVPQPSGLEVESPDIAGSVAALLELPPALDLPQVWSALIATGLLAACLAIASLTLAVMGAMLSNDIIFAAAGRKADTALRLFATRVGMIVLAIGSAIAATIVEHALLPLIAVTLALCGACLFFPLVLGIWWKKPGRIAASAGIVGGFTASSGWLYHLLVTAEPWLGLDIYRIAVPGLAGSLIFMLIATMLQRGHASKDTAQLVEQLHFPVEASP, encoded by the coding sequence GTGAACGGCCAAGGTATCCAGCATCCGCGCTCGACGCGAAAATTCACTCTCTCCTATATTCTCGCATGTGTCGGTCTGATCGCACTCCTGATCATCCTGGAAATTCTGGGAACGGCCGGCGGTACGATCGACATCGTTTATGTTGGCTGTAGCGCTATATTCTTCCTTCATGGAGCATTTGCCGCGCGCACCATGACCCAAAACGCTTTCCTGCTGGCCGATCGCTCGCCAAGTGGAAAGACTGCAGGGGCCATGCTCGCATCCACAATGCTTGCAGGCGCCGTGGTATTGACGTTCTCCGGCCCCCGCAACGCACCTGGCGTTAATCTGCTTCCAGCTGTGGTGGGGGGATCGAGCGCCTTCATCATCCTGAACACATGCATCGCTCCCCAATTGCGCAAGAGCGGCGAAGCTTCCGTACCTGCCTTTCTGGGCCGCAGATACGCAAGTCGGTCCGTGCGCGCACTTGCAGCCCTTGTTTGTCTGCCCGTATCGGCCGCTCTCCTTGTTGCGGCGTTCGTCATAGCAAGTACGGTTCTGGAAGTCACATTCGCACTGCCCGCCCTGCCCGCCACCATTGTCGTTGCCGCTTTCGCCCTGCTCGGCACGCTCTTTGGCGGCATGCGCAGCTTTGCCACCACGACAGGCATTCTCCTCAGCGCCATGGCCCTGGCCACGATCGCGGTATGCCTGCCGCAATTCCTCATGGGAACGGGAATGTTGGAGGGTCAGACCGGTGGAGCCTCTCTTCCTCGCGCCCCGGCACCGGGCGGAGACCTTGAGCCTTCGGCATTTGACCCCTGGAGCGCGGCGACCCTCATGTTGTCCCTTGCAGCGGCGATCGCCTCGACACCGCTCCTGCACGCTCCCTATTTCGCCGCACGGGATATTCGCTCGTCCCGAAGTGCCAGCGCGTGGGCACTCGCCTTGATTTTTCTCTTCACGCTCAGCTTCAGTCTTCTTCCATATCTGGGGATGAATGGGACCGTCCCTCAGCCGTCGGGCCTGGAGGTGGAATCCCCGGACATCGCGGGATCCGTAGCGGCGCTTCTGGAACTGCCGCCAGCTCTGGATCTGCCGCAGGTGTGGAGTGCCCTGATCGCGACCGGGCTTCTGGCGGCCTGCCTTGCCATCGCAAGCCTGACGCTCGCGGTCATGGGGGCCATGCTCAGCAATGACATCATCTTCGCGGCAGCAGGCCGGAAAGCAGATACGGCATTGCGGCTGTTTGCTACAAGAGTGGGAATGATCGTTCTGGCAATAGGAAGTGCGATTGCGGCAACAATTGTGGAGCACGCCCTGCTTCCCTTGATCGCAGTGACATTGGCCCTTTGCGGCGCCTGCCTCTTCTTCCCGCTCGTTCTCGGTATATGGTGGAAGAAGCCGGGCCGGATTGCAGCAAGTGCCGGAATTGTTGGGGGTTTCACTGCCAGCTCAGGCTGGCTTTATCACCTGCTGGTGACTGCCGAGCCTTGGCTCGGCCTCGACATTTACCGGATTGCAGTGCCCGGGCTCGCCGGAAGCCTCATCTTTATGCTGATTGCCACGATGCTTCAGCGTGGCCACGCGTCCAAAGACACGGCTCAACTGGTGGAACAGCTGCACTTTCCCGTAGAAGCGTCCCCGTGA
- a CDS encoding adenylate kinase: MRLILLGPPGAGKGTQAQRLVEKLGIPQLSTGDMLRKAVADGTEIGKKAKSVMDAGQLVSDDIVNQIVSERVDGDDCANGFILDGYPRTLVQADAVEVMLEAKGMKLDAVIELRVDDAILVDRIAGRYTCANCGAGYHDENLKPRQEGVCDKCGSTEFKRRADDRPDAVKDRLWVYYKETAPLIGYYHAKGKLHTVDGMAEIDAVTEEIETVLRSL; this comes from the coding sequence TCTTGGGCCGCCGGGGGCGGGCAAGGGAACCCAGGCTCAGCGGCTGGTCGAGAAGCTCGGCATCCCACAGCTTTCCACAGGCGACATGCTGCGCAAGGCTGTCGCTGACGGGACCGAGATCGGCAAGAAGGCCAAGTCAGTGATGGATGCCGGTCAGCTTGTCTCGGACGATATCGTCAACCAGATCGTATCCGAGCGGGTTGATGGCGACGATTGCGCCAACGGTTTCATCCTTGATGGATATCCCCGCACGCTTGTGCAGGCCGATGCGGTCGAAGTGATGCTGGAAGCAAAGGGTATGAAGCTTGATGCCGTTATCGAGCTGCGCGTGGATGACGCGATTCTCGTGGATCGCATCGCGGGTCGCTATACCTGTGCCAATTGCGGGGCTGGATATCACGACGAGAATCTGAAACCACGCCAGGAAGGCGTTTGCGACAAGTGCGGCAGCACCGAGTTCAAGCGCCGCGCAGATGACCGTCCGGATGCAGTGAAGGATCGCTTGTGGGTCTACTACAAGGAAACCGCACCGCTGATCGGCTACTATCATGCGAAGGGCAAGCTCCATACGGTTGATGGCATGGCAGAGATCGATGCCGTCACCGAAGAGATCGAAACAGTTCTGCGCTCCCTCTGA
- a CDS encoding ATP12 family chaperone protein, translating into MREILTDLETPSPLSDPDPVKRAQKQMRTPLPKRFYKSVEVGEADGGFRVLLDGKPVRTPGKAVVVLPVAEAAEIVRAEYDAQDKEVDPSTMPVTRLVNTAIDGVAQDPQAVAEDILRFVSSDLLCYRADGPEALVEKQREHWDPVLDWAERRFGGSFNLAEGVMHVEQPRTTVASVGTYLRERTEPLRICCLHLMTSLTGSALIALAVEDGHLTAEAAWAAAHVDEDWNITQWGEDSEAAQRRANRWRDMKAASDLLAVLP; encoded by the coding sequence ATGCGTGAAATTCTGACCGATCTCGAAACGCCTTCTCCGTTGTCAGACCCCGACCCGGTCAAGCGCGCGCAGAAGCAGATGCGGACACCTCTTCCGAAGCGCTTCTACAAAAGCGTGGAAGTAGGCGAGGCAGATGGCGGTTTTCGAGTGCTTCTGGATGGCAAGCCGGTGCGCACCCCTGGCAAGGCGGTGGTCGTGCTTCCGGTGGCCGAGGCTGCAGAGATCGTCCGGGCAGAGTATGATGCGCAGGACAAGGAAGTGGATCCTTCCACCATGCCCGTGACGCGCTTGGTGAACACGGCCATCGACGGCGTGGCGCAGGACCCGCAGGCTGTCGCGGAAGATATTCTGCGCTTCGTGTCGAGCGATCTTCTCTGCTACCGCGCGGATGGCCCCGAAGCACTGGTCGAGAAACAGCGCGAACATTGGGATCCGGTTCTGGATTGGGCCGAGCGGCGTTTTGGCGGGAGCTTCAACCTTGCCGAAGGTGTCATGCATGTCGAGCAGCCGCGTACAACTGTCGCTTCCGTAGGCACCTATCTGCGGGAGCGTACGGAGCCCCTGCGCATTTGTTGTCTGCATCTCATGACGAGCCTTACCGGTTCAGCCCTTATCGCACTTGCCGTAGAGGACGGGCACCTTACGGCCGAAGCCGCGTGGGCGGCTGCGCATGTGGATGAGGACTGGAACATCACCCAATGGGGCGAGGACAGCGAAGCGGCCCAGCGCCGGGCCAATCGCTGGCGCGACATGAAAGCTGCCAGCGACCTTTTGGCTGTTCTGCCCTGA
- the crcB gene encoding fluoride efflux transporter CrcB, whose protein sequence is MSFLLVFLGGGAGASLRYVSAQWIGRLVGPGFPAGTMTVNVVGSLAMGLLIGYLARRAEGVGEGARLLLATGFLGGFTTFSAFSLDFADLWERQAMQAALIYAVLSVILSIIAVFVGLWLARSLP, encoded by the coding sequence TTGAGCTTTCTGTTGGTGTTCCTGGGAGGCGGAGCAGGGGCGAGCCTTCGCTATGTTAGCGCACAATGGATCGGGCGCCTGGTCGGGCCCGGGTTTCCGGCTGGAACAATGACCGTCAACGTGGTCGGCTCTTTGGCGATGGGGCTCCTGATCGGTTATCTGGCACGTCGCGCCGAAGGAGTCGGAGAGGGCGCGCGATTGTTGTTGGCTACGGGTTTCCTTGGCGGCTTCACGACCTTTTCCGCCTTTTCGCTCGATTTCGCTGATTTATGGGAGCGGCAGGCCATGCAGGCCGCGCTGATTTACGCGGTGCTCAGCGTAATCCTATCCATCATTGCCGTCTTTGTTGGTTTGTGGCTCGCAAGAAGCCTTCCTTAA
- a CDS encoding DNA-directed RNA polymerase subunit alpha — translation MIQKNWQELIKPNKIEFTSKGKTQTTLVAEPLERGFGLTLGNALRRVLLSSLRGAAVTAVQIDGVLHEFSSISGVREDVTDIVLNIKEIAIKMDGDGPKRMVVRKQGPGVVTAGDIQTVGDVEILNPDHVICTLDEGAEIRMEFTVDSGKGYVPAERNRAEDAPIGLIPVDSLYSPIKKVSYKVENTREGQVLDYDKLTMTIETNGSVSGEDAVAFAARILQDQLGLFVNFEEPQREQPAEQVTELAFNPALLKKVDELELSVRSANCLKNDNIVYIGDLIQKTEAEMLRTPNFGRKSLNEIKEVLASMGLHLGMEVQDWPPDNIEELAKRYEDQY, via the coding sequence ATGATCCAGAAAAACTGGCAGGAACTGATCAAGCCGAACAAGATCGAGTTCACGTCAAAGGGCAAGACGCAGACCACCCTGGTCGCTGAGCCGCTTGAGCGTGGTTTCGGCCTGACCCTCGGCAATGCGCTTCGTCGCGTGCTTCTGTCCTCGCTTCGTGGTGCGGCTGTGACTGCTGTACAGATCGATGGTGTGCTTCACGAGTTCTCCTCGATCTCCGGCGTTCGTGAAGATGTCACCGACATCGTTCTGAACATCAAGGAAATCGCCATCAAGATGGACGGCGACGGTCCAAAGCGCATGGTTGTGCGCAAGCAGGGCCCGGGTGTCGTCACCGCTGGTGACATCCAGACCGTTGGCGATGTCGAAATCTTGAACCCGGACCACGTGATCTGCACGCTTGACGAGGGTGCGGAAATCCGCATGGAGTTCACGGTCGACAGCGGCAAGGGCTACGTTCCCGCAGAACGTAACCGTGCAGAAGATGCGCCAATCGGCCTTATCCCGGTCGACAGCCTCTACTCGCCGATCAAGAAGGTCTCCTACAAGGTCGAAAACACCCGTGAGGGCCAGGTTCTCGACTATGACAAGCTGACCATGACCATTGAAACCAATGGTTCAGTGTCCGGTGAGGATGCCGTCGCATTTGCAGCGCGCATTCTGCAGGATCAGCTCGGTCTGTTCGTCAACTTCGAGGAGCCGCAGCGCGAGCAGCCTGCAGAGCAGGTCACCGAGCTTGCGTTCAACCCGGCGCTTCTGAAGAAGGTGGACGAGCTGGAGCTTTCGGTCCGTTCGGCCAACTGCCTGAAGAACGACAATATCGTTTATATCGGCGACCTGATCCAGAAGACGGAAGCGGAAATGCTCCGCACTCCGAATTTCGGCCGCAAGTCGCTGAACGAAATCAAGGAAGTGCTTGCTTCGATGGGGCTGCATCTCGGCATGGAAGTGCAGGATTGGCCGCCGGACAATATTGAAGAACTCGCAAAGCGCTACGAAGACCAGTATTAA
- a CDS encoding replication-associated recombination protein A, translating into MGDLFQAPPNVSGQVGQPLAERLRPRKLQDVVGQEHLTGPNGALTRMIRSGSLGSLIFWGPPGTGKTTVARLLAGETELAFEQISAIFSGVADLKKVFEAARLRRSQGRQTLLFVDEIHRFNRAQQDSFLPVMEDGTVILVGATTENPSFELNAALLSRARVLTFQSLGEDHLSHLLARAEALEEKALPVDDGARTMLLRMADGDGRSLLTLAEEVWRAAGEEETFDAEGLLKVVQRRAPIYDKGQDGHYNLISALHKSVRGSDPDAALYYLCRMFDAGEDPLYIGRRLVRMAVEDIGLADPQALVITNAAKDAYDYLGSPEGELALAQACVYLATAPKSNGVYTAFKSAYRAAKEHGSLLPPKHILNAPTKLMKESGYGSGYRYDHDEPDAFSGQNYFPEALGRQVFYDPPERGFEREIRKRLDYWSKLRRERGEG; encoded by the coding sequence ATGGGTGATCTCTTCCAGGCACCGCCAAATGTCTCAGGGCAAGTTGGTCAGCCTTTGGCTGAACGCTTGCGTCCAAGAAAATTGCAGGATGTCGTCGGACAGGAACATCTGACGGGGCCGAATGGCGCACTTACACGCATGATCCGATCCGGTTCGCTGGGGTCGCTGATTTTTTGGGGACCGCCTGGAACCGGAAAGACTACGGTCGCGCGGCTGCTTGCCGGTGAGACCGAGCTTGCCTTCGAGCAGATATCCGCAATCTTCTCCGGTGTCGCAGACCTGAAAAAGGTGTTCGAGGCCGCACGGCTGCGTCGCTCGCAGGGGCGGCAGACACTCTTGTTTGTGGATGAGATCCATCGCTTCAATCGGGCGCAGCAGGATTCGTTCCTGCCCGTGATGGAGGATGGCACTGTCATTCTCGTCGGAGCGACGACGGAAAATCCGTCCTTTGAGCTCAATGCCGCATTGCTGTCGCGGGCCAGGGTCCTGACGTTCCAATCCTTGGGTGAAGATCATCTGTCGCATCTGCTTGCGCGCGCCGAGGCGCTGGAAGAGAAGGCGCTTCCCGTTGATGACGGTGCCCGAACCATGCTGCTTCGTATGGCCGATGGCGATGGTAGATCTCTGCTGACGCTTGCTGAAGAAGTCTGGCGCGCTGCCGGTGAGGAGGAAACCTTTGATGCCGAAGGTCTGCTGAAGGTCGTCCAGCGGCGGGCTCCCATCTATGACAAGGGACAGGACGGGCACTACAACCTCATCTCAGCGCTGCACAAATCCGTGCGGGGCTCCGATCCGGATGCCGCCCTATACTATCTTTGCCGGATGTTCGATGCGGGCGAAGACCCTCTTTATATAGGCCGGCGCCTGGTGCGCATGGCTGTCGAGGATATCGGGCTCGCCGACCCTCAGGCACTTGTCATTACAAATGCCGCGAAGGACGCCTATGACTATCTCGGCTCGCCCGAGGGGGAACTGGCCTTGGCACAGGCATGTGTCTATCTGGCGACCGCGCCAAAGTCGAATGGCGTCTACACCGCATTCAAGAGCGCCTATCGTGCCGCGAAGGAACATGGTTCGCTTCTTCCACCCAAGCACATATTGAACGCGCCGACCAAACTGATGAAAGAAAGCGGTTATGGTTCGGGCTATCGCTACGACCATGATGAACCGGACGCGTTCTCGGGCCAGAACTATTTTCCAGAGGCTCTCGGACGCCAGGTGTTCTACGATCCACCGGAACGTGGATTTGAAAGAGAGATACGCAAGCGGCTGGACTACTGGTCGAAGCTGCGCCGCGAGCGGGGGGAAGGTTGA
- a CDS encoding DegQ family serine endoprotease produces the protein MVGRLAMNRLSKAGLLLVAVSMASSAVAQDGIADALTDLLRGSRTQEGATAQQGALKRVPFSQEQIQLSFAPLIKETAPAVVNVYASSQVEVRSPFAGDPFFERFFDVPRMPPRVQSSLGSGVIVDADGIIVTNYHVIRGADEVKVALADGREFESEVLLKDEGLDLAVLKISNDGPLPSVSLGDSEALEVGDLVLAIGNPFGVGQTTTSGIVSALARTPSGITDFGFFIQTDAAINPGNSGGALVGMNGSVVGINTAIFSRSGGSNGIGFAIPANIVRVVVEAAQRGEDFFERPYVGASFDTVTARIGEALGLDRPTGALVTNVTKDSPAARAGLRSGDLILQAEGKPVQHPEGLEYRLATMPLGSAVKLIVLRDESQVEIELAIERAPDSDAKPLSIAGNSPFAGVTVQELGPRLAQRLRLSVDLEGVVVTGMERGTPAARVGLRIGDIVREVNGEAIETASDLAEITSSGARWWQFTIERDGRLMRQVIRY, from the coding sequence ATGGTCGGTCGGCTTGCGATGAACCGGTTATCCAAGGCGGGCTTGCTGCTCGTGGCCGTTTCGATGGCTTCCAGTGCGGTTGCCCAGGATGGTATCGCGGATGCCCTGACGGATCTGTTGCGTGGCAGTCGCACGCAGGAGGGGGCAACAGCACAACAAGGTGCATTGAAGAGGGTGCCTTTCTCGCAGGAGCAGATTCAGCTGTCATTCGCTCCGCTGATCAAGGAAACCGCGCCCGCAGTCGTAAATGTCTATGCTTCTTCCCAGGTGGAAGTGCGTTCGCCATTTGCCGGTGATCCCTTCTTTGAACGCTTTTTCGACGTGCCCCGCATGCCGCCGCGCGTACAGTCGTCGCTCGGGTCAGGTGTTATCGTGGATGCGGATGGCATCATCGTTACCAATTACCACGTCATTCGCGGAGCGGATGAAGTGAAGGTCGCCTTGGCGGATGGCCGAGAGTTTGAGAGCGAAGTGCTCTTAAAGGACGAAGGGCTTGATCTGGCTGTGCTGAAGATCAGCAATGACGGGCCGCTTCCATCGGTCAGCCTCGGGGATTCCGAAGCACTTGAGGTCGGCGATCTCGTTCTTGCCATAGGAAACCCCTTCGGTGTCGGACAGACCACCACCAGCGGCATTGTCTCCGCGCTTGCCCGTACACCGAGTGGAATTACCGATTTCGGTTTTTTCATCCAGACCGATGCTGCGATCAATCCTGGTAATTCAGGGGGCGCTCTGGTCGGGATGAATGGCAGCGTGGTTGGAATAAATACGGCGATCTTCAGCCGCTCGGGCGGATCCAACGGTATCGGTTTCGCTATTCCTGCGAATATTGTGCGGGTGGTGGTGGAAGCAGCGCAGCGCGGGGAGGACTTTTTCGAGCGCCCCTATGTAGGGGCGAGCTTCGACACTGTGACTGCGCGTATCGGCGAAGCTTTGGGTCTTGATCGCCCCACAGGTGCACTTGTCACCAATGTGACCAAGGACAGTCCCGCGGCACGTGCGGGCTTGCGCAGCGGCGACCTGATACTTCAGGCTGAGGGCAAACCGGTGCAACATCCCGAAGGGCTGGAATATCGCCTTGCAACCATGCCTCTGGGGTCCGCGGTGAAGCTGATTGTCCTGCGCGATGAAAGCCAGGTTGAGATCGAACTTGCGATCGAGCGAGCGCCGGATAGCGATGCCAAACCTCTGTCAATTGCGGGAAACAGCCCCTTTGCCGGTGTGACTGTGCAGGAACTGGGTCCGCGCCTTGCGCAGCGTCTGCGTCTTTCGGTAGACCTTGAAGGCGTCGTCGTCACAGGGATGGAGCGGGGGACACCTGCAGCGCGCGTTGGTTTGCGCATTGGTGACATCGTGCGGGAGGTCAATGGGGAGGCCATAGAGACGGCTTCCGACCTTGCCGAGATCACCAGTTCTGGCGCACGTTGGTGGCAGTTCACGATCGAACGCGACGGGCGGTTGATGCGCCAGGTGATCCGGTATTGA